The Parvibaculaceae bacterium PLY_AMNH_Bact1 genome window below encodes:
- a CDS encoding histidine phosphatase family protein (Derived by automated computational analysis using gene prediction method: Protein Homology.), with product MRQAFDGSHRRRIHLFRHGDVSYVDDEGNRVADSRAVPLTDWGREQTAGMRAFMDGVEIDRIICSGLPRTLETANGIFGDRNIEVEVDSDFEEIRSDQNRYQTLTDLNDVAYAFSKAHEPGASYGGGEVFAEVEGRIVSAINRVIADPNWKSLALVAHGGVNRALLGWATGAGLKGFSTFEQNTCCVNIIDVDTQPESGDHHRTLIRGVNITAYDPAKRDVHLTALETIADRMSKKEGTKPHL from the coding sequence ATGCGCCAAGCTTTTGATGGCTCACACCGCCGCCGTATCCACTTGTTCCGACATGGGGACGTCTCCTATGTAGATGATGAAGGCAATCGCGTCGCTGACAGTCGCGCTGTCCCTTTGACCGATTGGGGACGCGAACAGACAGCTGGAATGCGGGCATTCATGGACGGAGTGGAAATTGACCGCATCATCTGTTCCGGCCTGCCGCGCACGCTGGAGACTGCCAACGGCATATTCGGTGATCGCAATATTGAAGTCGAAGTCGATTCAGACTTTGAGGAAATCCGGTCTGACCAGAACCGGTACCAAACCCTGACCGACCTGAACGATGTGGCCTACGCTTTTTCGAAGGCACATGAGCCTGGCGCCTCATATGGCGGCGGGGAAGTCTTTGCGGAAGTTGAAGGACGCATCGTCAGTGCAATCAACAGAGTGATCGCCGATCCGAATTGGAAGTCTCTTGCCCTCGTAGCTCACGGCGGCGTCAACCGCGCACTGCTCGGCTGGGCCACTGGCGCCGGTCTCAAAGGCTTCTCTACATTCGAGCAAAACACCTGTTGCGTGAACATCATCGATGTCGACACACAGCCAGAGTCAGGTGACCACCACCGTACCCTCATCCGCGGTGTAAACATCACCGCTTATGACCCCGCCAAGCGGGATGTCCATCTAACGGCACTCGAAACCATCGCCGATCGCATGTCCAAGAAAGAAGGCACAAAGCCCCACCTGTAA
- a CDS encoding YjhX family toxin (Derived by automated computational analysis using gene prediction method: Protein Homology.), whose amino-acid sequence MDISRPEQKVLHVMAQGGRIVLERDDQGKVVEAICVTRDGWYLTGFTLELFKKLKRRRYIASRKSGPYRITERGIKSVRGQADNR is encoded by the coding sequence GTGGATATTTCAAGACCGGAGCAGAAGGTGCTCCATGTGATGGCTCAAGGGGGCCGGATAGTCCTCGAGCGCGATGATCAGGGCAAGGTAGTCGAAGCCATCTGCGTAACCCGCGACGGCTGGTATCTCACCGGCTTCACACTTGAGCTTTTCAAGAAACTCAAACGGCGACGCTACATCGCGTCACGCAAATCTGGGCCTTACCGCATAACCGAACGCGGCATCAAATCCGTGCGTGGTCAGGCAGACAACCGATAG
- a CDS encoding pyrroloquinoline quinone-dependent dehydrogenase (Derived by automated computational analysis using gene prediction method: Protein Homology.) produces MKFQQFLIFLVGFLGFSWTAVASEWAHYGGDAGGSRHSTLTQITPENVHGLERAWSFSTGDLIKRPDDIKVSAFEGTPILVAGSLIFCTPFNEIIALDPGSGTQMWRYDPKVAVGYRPANQFVCRGVAYWKDAEAQEGAHCSERIYMGTVDGRLIAVDALTGARCEGFGEAGQVQIDPGMQLLWPGEFQITSPPVIVGNTLIVGSALGDNQRADAPKGTVRAFDVRTGAAKWNFDPVARGAVEQPGSWGEGDAARTGHANVWAPMSVDEERGLVFLPTSSPSPDFFGGERPGDNRYANSVVALNGATGQVEWHFQTVHHDVWDYDLPAQPSLVTLRRPEGPVDAVVQVAKTGFVFVLNRETGEPIFGVEERPVPQDGPAGEWLSPTQPYPVAPPALVPQSIKPEDAWGLTPWDRGVCREAIADLRNDSLFTPPSSEGTLMYPFTGGGANWGGMAFNPDTQTMYVNTSRALHVVTLIPAEDFAAAEAAEPNKEISPQAGTRWAMKRELLLSPLGLPCNPPPFGMLHAVDLSDGTIKWESTLGTVRDIAPVPIPWKLGTPNFGGPLVTDGGLVFIGAAMDDYLRAFNAETGEELWSGRLPAGGQATPMTYEWEGRQYVVIAAGGHSTSTTTLGDEVVAFALPE; encoded by the coding sequence ATGAAATTCCAGCAGTTTTTGATTTTCCTAGTCGGATTTTTGGGCTTTTCATGGACCGCGGTCGCAAGCGAGTGGGCTCACTATGGCGGGGACGCAGGTGGCAGCCGCCATTCGACGCTCACGCAGATCACGCCGGAAAACGTGCACGGGCTCGAACGAGCCTGGAGCTTCAGCACGGGCGACCTCATCAAGCGGCCCGATGACATCAAGGTCAGTGCTTTTGAGGGCACGCCTATCCTTGTGGCCGGGTCGCTCATTTTCTGCACGCCGTTTAATGAGATTATTGCTCTTGATCCGGGCTCTGGTACGCAGATGTGGCGCTATGACCCCAAAGTCGCAGTGGGGTATCGCCCGGCCAATCAGTTTGTTTGTCGTGGTGTGGCGTACTGGAAAGATGCCGAGGCACAGGAGGGGGCACACTGTTCCGAGCGGATCTATATGGGAACGGTCGATGGTCGTCTGATTGCCGTCGATGCGTTGACTGGTGCCCGGTGTGAGGGGTTTGGCGAAGCCGGGCAGGTTCAGATCGACCCCGGCATGCAACTTTTATGGCCCGGCGAATTTCAGATCACGTCTCCCCCGGTGATCGTTGGAAACACTCTCATTGTTGGCTCCGCGCTCGGTGACAATCAGCGGGCCGATGCGCCGAAAGGGACCGTACGTGCTTTTGATGTTCGCACCGGTGCCGCCAAATGGAACTTTGATCCAGTCGCTCGGGGTGCTGTTGAACAGCCCGGTAGCTGGGGCGAGGGGGATGCAGCGAGAACAGGACATGCGAATGTCTGGGCACCCATGTCCGTCGATGAAGAGCGTGGCCTTGTGTTTCTGCCAACATCCTCGCCGAGCCCAGATTTTTTTGGCGGTGAACGTCCCGGTGATAATCGCTATGCAAACTCTGTTGTTGCGCTCAATGGTGCGACGGGTCAGGTAGAGTGGCATTTTCAGACAGTGCATCACGATGTGTGGGATTATGACCTTCCGGCGCAACCGAGCCTCGTGACGCTGCGACGGCCTGAAGGACCGGTCGATGCAGTCGTTCAGGTTGCGAAGACGGGTTTTGTCTTTGTGTTGAACCGCGAAACAGGCGAACCGATTTTCGGTGTAGAAGAAAGGCCTGTACCGCAGGATGGCCCTGCAGGTGAATGGCTATCGCCAACACAGCCATACCCCGTTGCGCCTCCAGCGCTGGTGCCCCAGTCAATCAAGCCCGAAGACGCGTGGGGGCTCACACCTTGGGATCGCGGCGTTTGTCGTGAGGCAATCGCTGACTTGCGAAATGATAGTCTGTTTACGCCCCCTAGCTCAGAGGGAACGCTGATGTATCCCTTCACAGGTGGTGGAGCCAACTGGGGCGGCATGGCGTTTAATCCCGATACTCAGACTATGTATGTGAACACGAGTCGGGCATTGCATGTGGTCACGCTGATTCCGGCGGAAGATTTTGCGGCTGCCGAAGCGGCAGAACCCAACAAGGAGATTTCACCTCAGGCGGGAACAAGGTGGGCGATGAAGCGAGAATTGTTGCTGTCCCCCCTTGGGCTGCCTTGCAATCCTCCACCATTTGGGATGCTGCATGCGGTCGACCTGTCAGACGGCACCATCAAATGGGAGAGTACGCTCGGCACTGTGCGTGATATCGCGCCGGTGCCCATTCCCTGGAAGTTGGGCACACCTAATTTCGGTGGACCTTTGGTCACTGATGGCGGTCTCGTCTTTATCGGTGCCGCGATGGACGACTATTTGCGGGCGTTCAACGCAGAGACAGGCGAGGAACTCTGGTCCGGACGTTTGCCCGCGGGCGGGCAGGCGACGCCCATGACGTACGAGTGGGAGGGCCGACAATATGTGGTGATCGCAGCTGGTGGGCACTCTACATCGACGACGACACTGGGCGACGAGGTTGTCGCGTTCGCGTTGCCTGAGTGA
- the purB gene encoding adenylosuccinate lyase (Derived by automated computational analysis using gene prediction method: Protein Homology. GO_function: GO:0004018 - N6-(1,2-dicarboxyethyl)AMP AMP-lyase (fumarate-forming) activity [Evidence IEA]; GO_process: GO:0009152 - purine ribonucleotide biosynthetic process [Evidence IEA]) produces the protein MIPRYSRQEMADIWSPETKFRIWFEIEAHACTALAELGVIPKEAAETIWERGGKAEFDVARIDEIEREVKHDVIAFLTHLGEFIGEDSRFIHQGMTSSDVLDTCLNVQLVRAADLLLEDMDKLLAALKRRAFEHKDTITIGRSHGIHAEPTTFGVKLAQAYVEFERCRERLVLARKEVATCAISGAVGTFANIDPHVEEHVAKSLGLVPEPVSTQVIPRDRHAMFFAVLGVVASSIERLATEIRHLQRTEVLEAEEFFSKGQKGSSAMPHKRNPILTENLTGLARIVRMAVNPAMENVALWHERDISHSSVERMIGPDATVTLDFALARLTNVVDNLLVYPERMMGNMDRLGGLVHSQRILLALTQAGSSREDAYRLVQRNAMKVWDSYQVAGSATVDFLEELLGDADVRKFLSEEEIRERFDLGYHTKHADTIFKRVFGES, from the coding sequence ATGATCCCGCGCTACTCCCGGCAGGAAATGGCCGACATTTGGTCCCCTGAAACCAAGTTCCGTATCTGGTTCGAAATTGAGGCCCACGCCTGTACTGCGCTTGCCGAACTCGGTGTCATCCCGAAGGAAGCTGCTGAAACAATCTGGGAACGCGGCGGAAAAGCCGAGTTTGATGTTGCCCGGATCGACGAAATCGAGCGTGAAGTAAAGCACGACGTCATCGCCTTCTTGACCCACCTGGGCGAGTTCATTGGTGAAGACAGCCGCTTCATCCATCAGGGAATGACCTCTTCTGACGTCCTCGACACCTGTCTCAATGTGCAGCTTGTTCGGGCAGCCGATCTTCTGCTCGAAGACATGGACAAACTTCTGGCAGCTCTTAAGCGCCGCGCCTTTGAACATAAAGACACGATTACCATCGGTCGCTCCCACGGCATCCATGCCGAGCCCACAACCTTCGGTGTGAAGCTCGCTCAGGCCTATGTCGAATTCGAACGCTGTCGCGAACGCCTCGTCCTTGCACGTAAAGAAGTGGCGACTTGTGCGATTTCTGGCGCGGTCGGCACCTTCGCCAACATTGACCCTCATGTTGAAGAGCATGTTGCCAAATCTCTGGGTCTCGTGCCGGAACCCGTCTCAACCCAGGTTATCCCGCGCGACCGTCACGCCATGTTCTTTGCGGTCCTCGGCGTCGTCGCCAGCTCCATTGAACGCCTTGCAACTGAGATCCGTCATCTGCAGCGCACAGAAGTTCTGGAAGCCGAAGAGTTCTTCTCGAAAGGCCAAAAAGGCTCCTCTGCAATGCCGCATAAGCGGAACCCGATCCTGACGGAAAACCTGACCGGCCTCGCACGCATCGTACGTATGGCCGTGAACCCGGCTATGGAAAATGTGGCCCTATGGCACGAGCGGGACATCTCCCACTCATCTGTTGAGCGGATGATCGGCCCAGACGCTACTGTCACGCTCGACTTTGCTCTGGCGCGCCTAACCAATGTTGTCGACAATCTGCTGGTCTATCCGGAGCGGATGATGGGCAATATGGATCGTCTCGGCGGTCTGGTGCACTCCCAGCGCATTCTGCTTGCGCTTACCCAGGCAGGCAGCTCTCGCGAAGACGCCTACCGTCTCGTTCAGCGCAACGCCATGAAGGTCTGGGATAGCTACCAGGTTGCAGGCAGCGCAACGGTCGACTTCCTGGAAGAGCTTTTGGGCGATGCCGACGTTCGCAAGTTTCTCTCAGAAGAAGAAATCCGCGAACGCTTCGATCTCGGGTATCACACCAAGCACGCAGACACGATCTTCAAACGTGTTTTTGGCGAAAGCTAA
- a CDS encoding LysR family transcriptional regulator (Derived by automated computational analysis using gene prediction method: Protein Homology.), with protein sequence MHPNLLDQLTVFETIADVGTFSAAAKLLNRTVSAVGYTIGQLEEHLGLTLFDRSGYRPQLTEEGKSILRDANMIARRIERLSARADALKKNTVVNATILIDSVFPREPLAEALALFSRKHPEIQLTIHETQVDKIAERLEIGEANIGLLALNDTLPMRHFDGRQIALRGAFAVVAPDHPLARIKAPFSLSEFDNHRQIILSSEAVDEGRYNYHVHVTDLWAVNTASLALDLVRQGVGWCFMTRDSVAEDLATGRLVALECADIHDWAAMRFTAFWKTNQPPDAPLTYLIDMIEKACEESPGATRLVVG encoded by the coding sequence ATGCACCCCAACCTTCTCGATCAGCTTACGGTTTTTGAAACCATTGCAGATGTCGGCACTTTTTCAGCCGCCGCAAAGCTGCTCAACCGAACGGTCTCAGCCGTCGGTTACACGATCGGACAACTCGAAGAGCATCTGGGGCTCACTCTCTTTGATCGTTCCGGCTACCGTCCCCAGTTAACGGAGGAAGGAAAATCGATCCTGAGAGACGCCAACATGATTGCTCGCCGGATCGAACGGCTATCTGCCCGCGCTGATGCGCTCAAGAAAAACACTGTGGTCAATGCCACCATTCTAATCGATTCAGTATTTCCCCGTGAACCGTTGGCTGAGGCGCTCGCACTATTCTCGCGCAAGCACCCTGAAATTCAGCTGACCATCCATGAAACACAAGTCGACAAAATCGCCGAACGTCTGGAGATTGGAGAAGCCAATATCGGGCTACTGGCTTTAAACGACACGTTGCCAATGCGCCACTTTGATGGGCGCCAAATTGCCCTCCGGGGAGCCTTCGCCGTCGTTGCACCAGACCATCCGCTGGCTCGTATCAAAGCCCCCTTTTCCCTGTCGGAATTCGACAATCACCGACAGATTATCCTGTCATCAGAGGCCGTGGATGAGGGGCGCTACAATTACCACGTGCATGTCACGGACTTGTGGGCCGTCAACACAGCCTCCCTCGCGCTGGATCTGGTACGCCAAGGTGTTGGCTGGTGCTTTATGACCCGGGACTCTGTAGCAGAAGATCTCGCCACCGGCCGCCTTGTTGCACTCGAGTGCGCCGACATTCATGATTGGGCGGCGATGCGTTTCACCGCTTTCTGGAAAACAAACCAGCCACCGGACGCCCCCCTCACCTATCTCATTGATATGATTGAGAAAGCTTGCGAGGAAAGCCCGGGTGCGACACGTCTCGTCGTGGGCTGA
- a CDS encoding amidase (Derived by automated computational analysis using gene prediction method: Protein Homology. GO_function: GO:0003824 - catalytic activity [Evidence IEA]): MDRRNFLRGSAAVGALATVVKPTVAWADSDPFVRLDGMAQADLVRRGEVSSLELVDAAISRIEKLNPKINAVVSTRFDKARELAASDSIPDGPFKGVPYLIKDLSELEGEPQTFGSKLFAGNIADRDNGGVARAKEAGLIILGKTNTPEFGLLGTTESELLGAAHNPWNLDYHTGGSSGGAAAAVASGMVPFAHASDGGGSIRIPASVCGLVGLKPSRSRMFTEGDDAMPGDIGVRLAVSRSVRDTAQILNVSERNGSDAVYEPTGFVAGPGTKRLKIGYSTLNYAGNDASPDVKAAIDATAKLCADLGHEIVETKPFLNADEFLENFMGIWASSPAFLVDNAWLIGLTQFRWTSAEEGLEPWTRGLAEWFEKKEAANPGVIERSLAYFAQVVQEYDAYFETLDVELTPVLRTPPVLLGEQAPDLPFEQLFERTLDYVSYTPQHNVAGTPAISLPLFTSAEGLPIGSQFATKRGGEHTLLELAYELEAALPWAGRWAPTSAVNL; the protein is encoded by the coding sequence ATGGATCGTCGGAACTTTTTGCGCGGCTCAGCCGCTGTTGGGGCCCTTGCCACAGTTGTAAAACCAACCGTTGCCTGGGCGGACAGCGACCCGTTTGTACGATTGGACGGTATGGCTCAGGCCGACCTTGTGCGGCGAGGGGAGGTTTCCTCCTTGGAACTGGTGGATGCGGCGATTTCGCGGATTGAGAAGCTCAACCCCAAAATCAACGCTGTTGTAAGTACGCGGTTTGACAAGGCAAGGGAACTCGCTGCTTCCGATAGTATTCCAGACGGCCCGTTCAAAGGTGTGCCTTATCTGATCAAGGATCTTTCAGAACTTGAAGGAGAGCCGCAAACATTTGGCTCGAAGCTGTTCGCCGGGAATATTGCTGATCGGGACAATGGTGGGGTCGCTCGCGCAAAGGAAGCGGGTCTGATCATTCTAGGCAAAACAAATACACCTGAGTTTGGTCTGCTGGGAACGACGGAGTCCGAATTGCTGGGCGCCGCCCATAACCCTTGGAACCTTGACTATCATACAGGGGGGTCAAGCGGCGGCGCAGCAGCAGCGGTCGCCTCGGGCATGGTGCCCTTTGCCCACGCCAGCGATGGCGGCGGGTCGATCCGTATTCCCGCGTCGGTATGCGGGCTGGTTGGGTTGAAGCCCAGCCGTTCACGCATGTTCACGGAAGGTGATGATGCGATGCCCGGGGATATCGGTGTCCGTTTGGCGGTTAGCCGGTCGGTACGCGATACAGCGCAGATACTTAATGTCAGTGAGCGGAATGGTTCTGATGCGGTCTATGAACCGACGGGGTTTGTTGCCGGACCTGGTACAAAGCGTTTGAAGATCGGCTATAGCACGCTCAACTATGCGGGCAACGACGCGTCGCCGGATGTCAAAGCAGCTATTGATGCCACCGCGAAGCTGTGTGCGGATCTCGGTCATGAAATTGTTGAAACAAAACCCTTCCTAAACGCCGATGAGTTTCTGGAAAACTTTATGGGGATCTGGGCGTCTTCGCCTGCCTTTCTTGTCGACAATGCCTGGTTGATAGGTCTCACCCAGTTCCGGTGGACCAGTGCGGAGGAGGGGCTTGAGCCGTGGACACGCGGATTGGCGGAGTGGTTTGAGAAGAAAGAAGCGGCCAATCCCGGTGTCATCGAAAGGTCGCTCGCTTATTTCGCCCAAGTGGTTCAGGAGTATGATGCCTATTTCGAGACACTGGATGTTGAGTTGACCCCAGTGTTGCGGACACCGCCCGTCCTTTTGGGTGAACAGGCACCCGATCTTCCCTTTGAACAATTGTTTGAACGCACACTCGACTATGTTTCCTACACGCCGCAGCACAATGTAGCGGGCACGCCAGCCATCTCCCTTCCGCTCTTCACCAGCGCTGAAGGGCTGCCGATCGGCAGTCAGTTTGCGACTAAGCGGGGCGGGGAACACACTCTCCTAGAGCTTGCTTATGAGCTTGAAGCCGCACTGCCATGGGCTGGTCGCTGGGCGCCTACGTCCGCCGTGAATCTTTGA